A window from Kovacikia minuta CCNUW1 encodes these proteins:
- a CDS encoding LmeA family phospholipid-binding protein gives MTQDNPDLGEKALSKVAEVGISSQLDEAENIDVDIRTDPGKLLQGQVDSVEISGKGLVMKQDLRVETLEVSTSKVAINPLSAVLGNIELTRPTDAEAQIVLTESDLNRAFNSDYIQSKMQGLEMQMEGKPVTVDVQQAVINLPGNNQFVIAADFRLRERGEVKKLSATAIPKIEENGHRISLEILSAEGQGLTTELVTAIFEQLTNLLDLRNFNIPGISLRIRQLDAQKAKLVIQAATQIEQIPSA, from the coding sequence ATGACGCAAGACAACCCAGATTTGGGTGAGAAAGCCTTAAGTAAGGTAGCAGAGGTAGGAATTTCCAGCCAGTTAGACGAAGCTGAAAATATTGATGTAGACATTCGGACTGATCCTGGAAAACTTTTGCAAGGACAGGTAGACTCGGTTGAGATCTCCGGTAAAGGATTGGTTATGAAGCAAGACCTGCGAGTGGAAACTCTAGAGGTCAGTACCAGTAAAGTTGCGATCAACCCCTTGAGCGCAGTTTTGGGCAATATCGAACTGACCCGACCAACGGATGCCGAAGCTCAAATTGTTTTAACCGAATCTGACTTAAACCGTGCCTTTAACTCGGACTACATTCAGAGCAAAATGCAGGGTTTGGAAATGCAGATGGAAGGCAAACCCGTAACCGTTGATGTGCAACAAGCGGTGATCAACCTGCCTGGTAATAACCAGTTTGTCATTGCCGCTGACTTCCGATTGAGGGAACGCGGGGAAGTAAAAAAGCTTTCAGCAACTGCAATTCCTAAAATTGAGGAGAACGGACATCGGATTTCCTTAGAGATTTTATCCGCTGAAGGACAGGGACTCACCACCGAACTGGTTACTGCCATCTTTGAGCAACTGACTAATTTATTAGATCTCCGGAATTTTAATATTCCAGGGATCTCCCTCCGAATTCGTCAGCTTGATGCCCAAAAAGCCAAACTGGTGATTCAGGCTGCGACTCAAATCGAACAGATTCCTTCCGCATAG
- a CDS encoding SRPBCC family protein, which yields MEVQSTSNRDLQNNQPSNPGDVERWGSLITGGALVLAGLSQRSLRGALLAVAGGSLAYHGAMGQKSLQDKVTEAAGLDKGIRVEKTVTIQNKSPEELYRFWHNFENLPAFMKHLKSVTVVNSTRSHWVANAPIGNTVEWDADIITDQENQLISWASVEGADVDNSGFVRFKPTSRGTEVKVVLEYNPPGGGLTAAIAKVFGEEPEQQIGDDLRRFKMLMEAGEIATTEGQPRCNG from the coding sequence ATGGAAGTGCAATCAACCAGCAATCGCGATTTACAAAACAATCAACCCAGTAACCCTGGTGATGTGGAACGCTGGGGGTCTTTGATCACAGGTGGAGCACTGGTTCTAGCCGGATTGAGTCAGCGTTCCTTAAGGGGTGCTTTACTGGCGGTCGCAGGTGGCAGTTTAGCCTATCACGGTGCGATGGGGCAAAAAAGTCTGCAAGACAAGGTAACAGAAGCCGCCGGATTGGACAAAGGAATTCGGGTTGAGAAGACAGTCACCATTCAAAATAAGTCCCCCGAAGAGTTATATCGCTTCTGGCACAACTTCGAAAATTTGCCCGCTTTTATGAAGCATCTTAAATCAGTGACTGTAGTCAACAGCACCCGTTCCCACTGGGTTGCCAATGCACCGATCGGAAACACAGTCGAATGGGATGCCGACATCATCACGGATCAGGAAAACCAGCTCATCTCCTGGGCATCGGTAGAAGGGGCTGATGTGGACAATTCCGGCTTTGTTCGATTCAAACCCACTTCGCGGGGTACCGAAGTCAAAGTCGTACTGGAGTACAACCCACCGGGAGGAGGGTTAACTGCGGCGATCGCCAAAGTATTTGGTGAAGAACCGGAACAGCAAATTGGGGATGATTTACGTCGATTCAAAATGCTGATGGAAGCCGGTGAAATTGCCACCACTGAAGGGCAACCAAGATGTAATGGGTAA
- a CDS encoding MDR/zinc-dependent alcohol dehydrogenase-like family protein, with protein sequence MEAHGLGLEGLYDKAKQAVRLETDRPNVLRQAIVACRKGGTVSVPGVYTGFVDKMPMGAFMNKGLTMKTGQTHVHKYLKPLLEHIQNGKIDPSFVITHRLPLEQAPHGYEIFKHKKDSCIKVVLKPGQA encoded by the coding sequence ATGGAAGCCCACGGTCTGGGTCTGGAAGGACTCTACGATAAGGCAAAGCAGGCGGTAAGACTGGAAACCGATCGCCCAAATGTTTTACGGCAAGCGATCGTTGCCTGCCGCAAAGGAGGGACGGTATCGGTTCCTGGAGTTTACACAGGTTTTGTAGATAAGATGCCAATGGGCGCTTTCATGAATAAGGGCTTAACCATGAAAACGGGACAAACCCATGTTCATAAGTATCTGAAACCACTGCTTGAGCACATTCAGAACGGAAAAATTGATCCCTCCTTTGTGATCACCCATCGCTTGCCGCTAGAACAAGCACCCCACGGGTACGAAATCTTCAAACACAAAAAAGACAGCTGCATCAAGGTTGTGCTCAAACCAGGCCAAGCCTGA
- a CDS encoding glycosyltransferase — MKKRIALISEHASPFGVLGGVDSGGQNVYVGQLAKHLAAMGYAVDVFTRRENSLLPEVADWVEGVRIIHVPAGPATCIRKEDLLPFMQDFTAYMLQFCNRQHPTYDLIHANFWMSGLVAAEVKRSLGIPFVITFHALGRVRRLHQGKADEFPDERFTIEDRIIAETDAIIAECPQDEEDLCQLYNADPDKITTIPCGFNPTEFEPLSKVLARVALGFPAEERMLLQLGRMVPRKGVDTVIRSLSYLIQEHQTPARLVIVGGDLHDPDPRIVSEVGRLRAIAAEAGVSESIIFVGRQGREVLKYYYSAADIFITTPWYEPFGITPLEAMACGTPVIGSNVGGVKFTVQDGETGYLIPPNDPGAIAAKIAHLYQYPQLLNTFQRRAIQRANALFTWQTVTTKIADLYEQVIAVNQPDSSYFNHAAAIIHQGFDRALTALNASQQQLQESILEVADVLSDCFNQGNKVLICGNGGSAADAQHFAAEFVGRFKCAERPGFPAIALTADTAVLTAWSNDVGFENVFARQVETFGKPGDVLLGISTSGRSENVIQAFKVARSQGLRCVALLGGDGGEVRSLADDCILVPSSEPPHIQEVQIVVIHLLCEVVEERFAAEQLSAITQRRFAVGIQEIGKEMG; from the coding sequence ATGAAAAAACGGATTGCTTTAATTAGTGAACATGCTTCTCCGTTTGGCGTGTTGGGGGGAGTAGACAGCGGCGGTCAAAACGTATACGTTGGTCAGTTGGCCAAGCATTTGGCAGCAATGGGCTATGCCGTCGATGTGTTTACTCGGCGGGAAAACTCCCTTTTACCAGAAGTGGCTGATTGGGTAGAGGGTGTGCGGATTATCCATGTTCCGGCGGGGCCAGCGACCTGTATCCGCAAGGAAGATTTGCTGCCATTCATGCAGGACTTTACCGCCTACATGCTGCAATTTTGCAATCGTCAACATCCAACTTATGATTTGATCCACGCCAATTTTTGGATGTCTGGACTGGTGGCGGCTGAAGTCAAGCGATCGCTCGGTATTCCCTTTGTAATCACATTTCACGCCTTGGGGCGGGTGCGCAGGTTGCACCAGGGGAAAGCGGATGAGTTTCCCGATGAGCGATTCACAATTGAAGACCGGATTATTGCCGAAACCGATGCCATTATTGCCGAATGTCCCCAGGATGAGGAAGATCTGTGCCAGCTATACAATGCTGATCCAGACAAGATCACCACGATCCCCTGTGGCTTTAATCCGACGGAATTTGAGCCATTGAGTAAAGTCCTTGCCCGTGTGGCGTTGGGATTTCCGGCTGAAGAACGGATGCTGCTGCAACTGGGACGCATGGTACCTCGCAAAGGGGTTGATACGGTTATTCGTAGCTTGAGCTACCTGATTCAGGAACATCAAACTCCGGCTCGCCTGGTCATCGTTGGGGGAGATCTGCACGATCCCGATCCCCGAATTGTGTCAGAAGTGGGGCGCTTGCGGGCGATCGCAGCCGAAGCAGGTGTATCCGAATCCATCATCTTTGTGGGTCGTCAGGGGCGGGAAGTGTTGAAGTATTACTACAGTGCGGCGGATATTTTCATTACAACCCCCTGGTATGAGCCGTTTGGAATTACGCCGTTAGAAGCGATGGCCTGTGGTACTCCGGTGATTGGCTCTAATGTTGGCGGTGTGAAATTCACAGTGCAGGATGGGGAAACGGGATACCTGATACCTCCCAACGATCCAGGCGCGATCGCGGCAAAAATTGCCCACCTTTACCAATATCCCCAGTTGCTCAATACCTTTCAGCGGCGGGCGATTCAACGGGCTAATGCCCTGTTTACCTGGCAAACCGTTACCACCAAAATTGCAGACCTTTATGAGCAGGTGATCGCGGTTAATCAACCCGATTCCTCCTATTTCAACCATGCCGCTGCAATCATTCATCAAGGCTTTGATCGCGCTTTAACTGCGTTGAATGCTTCCCAGCAGCAGTTACAGGAATCGATTCTGGAGGTTGCTGATGTCCTTAGCGATTGCTTTAACCAGGGTAACAAGGTGTTAATTTGTGGCAACGGGGGCAGTGCAGCGGATGCCCAGCATTTTGCGGCTGAGTTTGTCGGCAGGTTTAAGTGTGCTGAACGACCCGGATTTCCGGCGATCGCCCTTACAGCGGATACGGCTGTGTTAACGGCATGGTCAAACGATGTCGGCTTTGAAAATGTATTTGCCCGCCAGGTTGAGACGTTTGGCAAACCGGGAGATGTGCTGCTTGGCATTAGCACCAGTGGCCGTTCCGAAAATGTTATCCAGGCGTTTAAGGTGGCACGTTCCCAGGGGTTACGTTGTGTTGCCCTGCTGGGTGGTGATGGCGGTGAAGTGCGATCGCTGGCAGACGATTGCATTCTCGTGCCATCCTCGGAACCGCCCCACATTCAGGAAGTGCAGATTGTGGTGATTCATCTGCTGTGTGAGGTGGTTGAAGAACGGTTCGCAGCAGAGCAGCTATCAGCCATCACCCAGCGGCGATTCGCAGTGGGAATTCAAGAAATTGGGAAAGAAATGGGGTAA
- a CDS encoding DUF2231 domain-containing protein: MTQTPNIPPFIESDEREYRDSGVPSTVAIAGHPFHPLIVTFPIAFLTGVFGTDLGYWLTHDPFWARASLWLIGAGFISGLLAALTGMLDFLKIDRVKKHNAGWIHMAGNVTALAFTLVNWILRWNNVEGAVLPTGIIISLVVAALLGVTGWYGAELVYRHKIAVIGYSDRHEP; the protein is encoded by the coding sequence ATGACACAGACCCCCAATATTCCGCCATTTATTGAAAGCGATGAACGTGAGTATCGTGATAGTGGTGTTCCCAGCACTGTCGCGATCGCAGGTCACCCCTTTCACCCTTTAATTGTGACGTTTCCAATCGCTTTTTTAACGGGTGTTTTTGGAACCGATCTGGGCTACTGGCTCACCCACGATCCCTTTTGGGCGCGGGCATCTCTCTGGCTCATTGGGGCAGGATTTATTTCCGGTCTGCTGGCAGCCCTAACCGGAATGTTAGACTTTCTCAAAATCGATCGAGTCAAAAAGCACAATGCCGGCTGGATTCACATGGCAGGGAATGTTACGGCGTTAGCATTTACGTTAGTCAACTGGATCTTGCGCTGGAACAATGTTGAGGGTGCGGTGTTGCCTACCGGAATCATTATTTCCTTAGTTGTGGCAGCTTTGTTAGGCGTTACTGGCTGGTACGGTGCAGAACTAGTCTATCGTCATAAGATTGCCGTAATTGGTTATAGCGATCGTCACGAGCCATAG
- a CDS encoding glycosyltransferase yields the protein MRPLRILTWHVHGSYLYYLTQCQHEFYLPIKPGRPEGYGGRLGGFPWTDNVHDVPAEVVRDLEFDCVLFQSRKNYLSDQFEILSESQQQLPRIYLEHDPPQEHPTNSHHPVDDPTMLLVHVTAFNQLMWDSGRTPTCVIEHGVMVPENVQYTGELDRGLVIVNGLRSRGRRLGVDVFNQVRQQVPLDLVGMGAENLGGLGEIPHQQLPAFQARYRFFFNPIRYTSLGLAVCEAMMVGMPIIGLATTEMVTVVENGVSGYVDTNSDRLVQMMQMLLHNPQEARRLGAGARRLARERFNMQRFVYDWEQAFARVTGRQEQRFTSASQTYSMPLKGGRA from the coding sequence ATGCGTCCACTCCGGATTCTAACCTGGCATGTACACGGTAGTTATCTCTACTACCTGACGCAATGTCAACACGAATTTTATTTACCGATTAAGCCGGGTCGTCCTGAAGGGTATGGCGGGCGTTTAGGTGGTTTTCCGTGGACTGATAATGTTCATGACGTGCCTGCTGAGGTCGTTCGAGATTTAGAGTTTGATTGTGTACTGTTTCAGTCACGCAAAAACTATTTGAGTGATCAGTTTGAGATCCTATCTGAGTCGCAGCAGCAATTACCACGCATTTATTTAGAACACGACCCGCCCCAGGAACATCCAACGAATAGCCACCATCCTGTGGATGATCCGACTATGTTGCTGGTACATGTGACAGCGTTTAACCAATTGATGTGGGACAGTGGACGCACGCCTACATGCGTGATTGAACACGGAGTGATGGTGCCAGAGAATGTGCAATACACGGGGGAACTGGATCGCGGATTAGTAATTGTAAATGGTTTGCGATCGCGCGGTCGTCGTCTGGGTGTGGATGTATTTAACCAGGTGCGGCAGCAGGTTCCCCTCGATCTGGTGGGGATGGGAGCTGAGAATCTGGGTGGATTAGGCGAAATTCCCCACCAACAGCTTCCTGCATTTCAGGCACGTTACCGATTCTTTTTCAATCCCATTCGTTACACCAGTTTGGGGTTAGCAGTGTGTGAAGCGATGATGGTAGGAATGCCCATCATTGGATTGGCGACAACCGAAATGGTGACCGTAGTCGAAAACGGGGTTTCGGGTTATGTCGATACCAACTCCGATCGCCTGGTGCAGATGATGCAAATGTTATTACACAATCCCCAGGAAGCCCGTCGCCTGGGGGCTGGTGCCCGTCGCCTGGCACGCGAACGGTTCAACATGCAGCGATTTGTTTACGACTGGGAGCAGGCATTTGCCAGGGTTACAGGCAGACAAGAGCAGCGATTCACCTCCGCATCTCAAACTTACAGCATGCCTTTAAAAGGAGGACGAGCATGA
- a CDS encoding SDR family oxidoreductase, which translates to MELKPIEQQVVAVVGASSGIGRETALQFARRQAKLVVSARSEAGLTSLVEEISQLGGDAIAVPADVAVFEQVQKIADKAVDYYGRLDTWVHAAATAVIAPFEQVTPDEFKRVMDVNLMGQVYGAMVALPHLRREGRGALIHISSVEARRSLPLQSAYSASKHAIEGFLDSLRVELQHEGVPISVTNVMPATINTPFYNKARTKLGVQPTGVPPYYQPDLVARAILYVAEHPTRDIIVGDVGQFLDLLQKVSPELVDTFLGLIAFEGQHTQKPKLENDANNLFEPIEGYDTVTGDFNDKAIPSFFDWFDFHPAAKWGAVAGLGALALLATQVLQDTESFK; encoded by the coding sequence ATGGAACTCAAACCAATTGAACAACAAGTAGTTGCCGTTGTTGGAGCATCCAGCGGAATTGGACGGGAAACTGCCCTCCAATTTGCCAGACGGCAGGCGAAACTCGTCGTTTCGGCTCGAAGTGAAGCAGGCTTGACTTCGTTAGTAGAAGAAATTTCCCAGTTAGGTGGAGATGCGATCGCGGTTCCTGCGGATGTTGCTGTATTTGAGCAGGTTCAAAAAATTGCAGACAAGGCAGTGGATTACTATGGACGCCTGGATACCTGGGTACATGCCGCAGCAACTGCTGTTATTGCCCCGTTTGAACAAGTGACTCCAGATGAATTTAAGCGCGTGATGGATGTCAACTTAATGGGTCAGGTTTATGGAGCGATGGTGGCATTGCCCCATTTAAGACGCGAAGGACGGGGGGCACTGATTCATATTTCTTCGGTTGAAGCCCGCCGATCGCTGCCGTTACAAAGCGCTTACTCTGCCTCTAAACACGCGATCGAAGGCTTTCTGGATTCCCTACGGGTAGAGCTACAGCATGAGGGAGTTCCGATCAGCGTTACCAATGTGATGCCCGCGACAATCAATACTCCTTTTTACAACAAAGCCCGGACAAAACTGGGCGTGCAACCAACCGGAGTCCCGCCCTACTATCAACCCGATCTGGTTGCTAGAGCTATCCTGTATGTTGCCGAGCATCCCACCCGCGACATTATCGTTGGCGATGTGGGTCAGTTTCTCGATCTACTCCAGAAAGTATCTCCGGAGCTAGTTGATACATTTTTAGGGCTAATTGCCTTTGAAGGGCAACACACCCAAAAACCAAAACTTGAGAACGATGCCAACAACCTGTTTGAACCCATTGAAGGGTATGACACAGTGACTGGCGATTTTAATGACAAGGCAATTCCAAGTTTCTTTGATTGGTTCGATTTTCATCCCGCTGCAAAATGGGGAGCCGTCGCCGGATTGGGAGCACTAGCGCTTTTAGCCACCCAGGTCCTGCAAGATACAGAGTCCTTTAAATAA
- a CDS encoding glycosyltransferase family 9 protein, with amino-acid sequence MVNNMGNGEELSSLKRIAILRALGGLGDFLCIVPALRSLRSSMPWAEIVLIGLPQTKDLINRFGHYLDDVLEFPGYPGLPEQVPQIQHIPEFFSKVQSQHFDLAIQMHGSGLLTNSLTVLLGARLNAGFFPPGQYCPDPVHFLPYLSHESEVKRYLRLLEYLGIPIQGEELEFPLHESDMHALSAIKEKYELHPGEYVCIHPGASVADRRWQPEGFAVVADHLAKQGLRVVLTGSKRELLLTQATANAMQFESFNLAGCTDLGAMAALLKNARLLVCNDTGVSHLADALQVPSVVIFTGSDVNRWAPLNRALHRIVWNEIGATPTDVIDQVEALLRQPNSFKSRMTSMHLAEAG; translated from the coding sequence TTGGTCAACAACATGGGCAATGGTGAGGAGCTTTCTAGTCTAAAGCGGATTGCAATTCTGCGAGCGCTGGGAGGATTGGGTGATTTTCTTTGTATTGTCCCTGCCCTGCGATCGTTGCGATCGTCAATGCCCTGGGCAGAGATTGTGCTGATTGGCTTGCCCCAAACCAAGGATTTGATCAATCGCTTCGGTCACTATTTAGACGATGTTTTGGAGTTTCCAGGCTATCCAGGATTGCCTGAACAGGTGCCGCAAATACAGCACATTCCAGAATTTTTCTCAAAAGTACAAAGCCAACATTTTGACCTTGCAATTCAGATGCATGGCAGCGGTCTACTGACCAATTCACTGACGGTGTTGTTGGGTGCCCGACTCAACGCGGGATTTTTTCCGCCTGGTCAGTATTGTCCTGATCCTGTGCACTTTCTACCCTACCTGAGCCATGAATCGGAGGTAAAACGCTACTTACGATTGTTGGAGTATTTAGGCATACCCATCCAGGGAGAGGAACTGGAGTTTCCGTTGCATGAGTCGGATATGCACGCTTTAAGCGCAATCAAAGAAAAGTATGAGCTTCATCCTGGTGAATATGTCTGTATTCATCCGGGTGCTAGTGTGGCAGATCGGCGTTGGCAACCCGAAGGTTTTGCTGTTGTTGCCGACCACCTTGCGAAGCAGGGCTTGCGGGTTGTTTTGACTGGCTCAAAAAGAGAATTACTGTTAACTCAAGCGACTGCCAACGCAATGCAGTTTGAATCATTTAACCTGGCAGGTTGTACTGATCTGGGGGCGATGGCTGCGTTATTAAAGAATGCACGGCTACTTGTTTGTAATGATACGGGTGTTTCTCACCTGGCGGATGCACTTCAGGTGCCCAGCGTTGTGATCTTTACGGGTTCGGATGTCAATCGCTGGGCACCTTTAAATCGGGCGTTGCATCGAATTGTTTGGAACGAGATTGGGGCAACTCCCACAGATGTGATTGATCAGGTAGAAGCACTTTTGCGGCAACCCAACTCGTTTAAAAGCCGAATGACTTCTATGCATCTTGCCGAGGCAGGATAG
- a CDS encoding PucR family transcriptional regulator — protein sequence MSRQFKQVAGTIAEHLSQLLSAQVSVVDAEDAIVATSASKLDAVASLSNLTPNSAFIRVPIYLDGQVGAVLIAKSVTGEILSPRPAQKLVELMVNQAANISQCSEQHELKNKFIHDLLHGSNSNEIKLLREGQILGMDLTRPRAVILIDAANYILSMTDLGAFDPSAQIWRRAQLVISSVVNFFHLPNDTICAYIGDGEIAVLKASSTQDLAAWITQEDEPSPIDSSWANLTALKRAGMALLQRLRSDTHTTIDIGIGRYHPTLRGLAHSYQDARAALSLGKRFCGQNRVHCLDSLGIAAFVGISNERTKVDLAKYLLSPLDQESELLETLDVFFFENCCLSSTANRLSIHRNTLSYRLEKITSLTGLNPRRFEDAMQIRLALFLRSLQADTNHLCKCPIAKRWDQQYLRQTSDELFGESIHYRKVTESN from the coding sequence ATGAGCAGACAGTTTAAACAAGTTGCTGGAACGATCGCTGAACATCTTTCCCAACTTTTGTCCGCACAGGTTTCAGTGGTGGATGCAGAGGACGCGATCGTGGCAACCAGTGCATCAAAATTAGACGCAGTTGCTAGTTTGAGCAATCTCACCCCCAATTCTGCTTTTATTCGAGTGCCGATTTATTTAGATGGTCAGGTAGGTGCGGTTTTAATTGCAAAATCGGTGACTGGCGAAATACTTTCCCCCCGTCCTGCCCAGAAGCTGGTTGAGTTAATGGTCAATCAGGCAGCGAACATTTCCCAGTGTTCAGAGCAGCATGAACTCAAAAATAAATTTATTCATGACCTGCTGCATGGCTCGAACTCCAATGAAATTAAACTTCTACGAGAGGGGCAAATCCTGGGAATGGATTTAACCCGCCCCCGTGCCGTTATCCTAATTGATGCTGCGAATTACATTCTGTCCATGACTGATTTGGGAGCCTTTGATCCATCAGCCCAAATTTGGCGAAGGGCACAATTGGTGATTAGCAGTGTTGTCAATTTCTTTCACCTACCGAATGACACAATTTGCGCCTACATTGGGGATGGTGAAATTGCTGTCTTAAAGGCAAGCAGCACGCAAGACCTGGCCGCATGGATAACCCAGGAAGATGAACCCAGTCCAATTGATTCATCCTGGGCAAATTTAACTGCCTTGAAGAGAGCCGGAATGGCATTATTGCAGCGCCTACGAAGTGATACCCATACCACCATTGATATTGGCATTGGTCGTTATCATCCAACGTTGAGAGGTTTAGCCCATTCCTATCAAGATGCGCGAGCAGCATTATCGTTGGGTAAACGCTTTTGTGGGCAGAATCGCGTGCATTGTTTGGATTCCCTGGGGATTGCAGCGTTCGTTGGGATCTCCAATGAACGAACCAAGGTGGACTTGGCAAAGTATTTGCTTAGTCCACTGGATCAAGAGTCTGAACTGCTTGAAACCCTCGATGTTTTCTTCTTTGAAAATTGCTGTCTTTCATCAACGGCAAATCGGTTGTCCATTCATCGCAATACCCTAAGCTATCGACTTGAAAAAATTACATCCTTAACAGGTTTAAATCCCCGTCGATTTGAGGATGCAATGCAGATCCGCCTGGCTCTTTTTCTGCGATCGCTTCAGGCAGATACAAATCATCTGTGCAAATGCCCAATCGCTAAACGTTGGGATCAACAATATCTTAGGCAAACGTCTGATGAATTGTTTGGTGAATCAATTCACTATAGAAAAGTAACAGAATCGAATTAG
- a CDS encoding alcohol dehydrogenase catalytic domain-containing protein — protein sequence MKAVCWEGTNTVKVETVPDPKIINPRDAIVRITTTAICGSDLHLYDGYNPTMKKGDILGHEFMGEVVELGSAVKNVQIGDRVVVPFTISCGSCFFCQRDLWSLCDNSNPNAWMVEKIMGHSPSGLFGYSHMTGGYAGGQAEYARVPFADVGLFKIPDGLTDDQVVFMTDIFPTGYMAAENCNIQPGDTVAIWGCGPVGQFAIRSALLLGTERVIAIDRVPERLQMAKDGGAEVLNYEEIEVGGSPERDDRGTRSRFRDGCGGYGSPRSGSGRTLR from the coding sequence ATGAAGGCAGTTTGCTGGGAAGGAACCAACACCGTAAAAGTTGAAACGGTTCCCGATCCAAAAATCATTAATCCACGCGATGCTATTGTCAGAATTACAACCACTGCAATTTGCGGTTCTGATTTGCACCTGTACGATGGCTACAACCCCACGATGAAAAAGGGTGACATTCTGGGTCACGAATTCATGGGGGAGGTGGTTGAGTTGGGCAGTGCAGTCAAAAATGTGCAAATTGGCGATCGCGTTGTTGTTCCGTTTACGATTTCCTGTGGTTCCTGTTTCTTCTGTCAGCGGGATCTGTGGTCCTTGTGCGACAACTCTAACCCCAACGCCTGGATGGTAGAAAAAATCATGGGACATTCCCCATCGGGTCTTTTCGGCTATTCCCATATGACGGGAGGCTATGCAGGTGGACAGGCAGAGTATGCCCGTGTTCCTTTTGCGGATGTAGGGCTGTTCAAAATTCCAGATGGGCTGACCGATGACCAGGTTGTGTTTATGACGGATATTTTTCCCACCGGATATATGGCAGCAGAAAACTGCAACATTCAACCTGGGGATACCGTCGCCATCTGGGGTTGCGGACCTGTTGGACAATTTGCAATTAGAAGTGCCCTCCTGTTGGGTACCGAACGAGTAATTGCTATCGATCGGGTTCCCGAACGGCTTCAGATGGCAAAAGATGGAGGGGCAGAAGTCCTTAACTATGAAGAAATTGAGGTTGGGGGAAGCCCTGAAAGAGATGACAGGGGGACGCGGTCCCGATTCCGTGATGGATGCGGTGGGTATGGAAGCCCACGGTCTGGGTCTGGAAGGACTCTACGATAA
- a CDS encoding glycosyltransferase, whose amino-acid sequence MDQPSTNESGKRAPERVVVYTDAMGVGGAEISLGHLVTNVSQEIDLTVLGISPHVIQTIAAHRPEVRQIVLPAQGIQALAAHLTTLHQLNPDIVHLNLCTPWACAMGLVAALTLPQGRVVRVDQLPLRTTAAIALWRTRALSLRVDAHVAVGQGSAKLMEDFYALGRHTVLSVPNGVPDVVLHTLPLMSRKSGERVVGSVGRLDAMKGHDILLRAIALIDDVRVVILGEGEQRQSLEQLACDLGIRDRVDLPGWVDHPRAYLPAFDIMVLPSRSEGFPLAIVEAMLAARPVVATRVGSVAEAVTEGETGFLVEKNDVEGLASALKRLVNDPDLCVRLGQRGRGVAIAHFTAEQMTRRYEQIWQSVLAVPQSPRFCVPRPRD is encoded by the coding sequence ATGGATCAACCCAGCACGAACGAGTCAGGTAAACGCGCTCCAGAGCGAGTGGTTGTGTACACGGATGCAATGGGTGTGGGGGGAGCAGAAATTAGCCTGGGACATCTGGTTACGAATGTTTCCCAAGAAATAGACCTGACTGTCCTGGGTATTTCGCCACATGTTATCCAAACGATCGCGGCTCACCGTCCAGAGGTTCGCCAAATTGTATTACCCGCTCAGGGCATACAGGCGTTGGCAGCCCATCTCACAACGCTGCATCAGCTAAACCCAGATATTGTACATCTCAATCTTTGTACTCCCTGGGCATGTGCAATGGGTCTTGTAGCAGCATTGACGTTGCCCCAGGGACGGGTGGTACGGGTCGATCAACTGCCATTACGGACAACAGCTGCGATCGCACTCTGGCGCACACGGGCATTATCCCTCCGGGTTGATGCCCATGTTGCTGTTGGGCAAGGCTCAGCAAAGTTAATGGAAGATTTTTATGCCCTGGGGCGGCATACCGTTTTATCTGTACCCAATGGCGTCCCCGATGTTGTCCTCCATACCCTCCCGTTAATGTCTCGAAAAAGTGGTGAGCGAGTTGTTGGCAGTGTAGGACGGCTGGATGCGATGAAAGGTCACGACATTTTGCTGCGGGCGATCGCGCTCATTGATGATGTGCGGGTTGTGATCCTGGGGGAAGGTGAACAACGACAATCCCTGGAACAACTTGCCTGTGATCTGGGGATTCGCGATCGAGTGGATTTGCCAGGATGGGTGGATCATCCCCGTGCTTATTTGCCTGCATTTGACATTATGGTGCTGCCTTCACGCTCGGAGGGATTTCCCCTGGCGATCGTGGAAGCGATGCTGGCAGCACGTCCGGTTGTGGCAACACGGGTGGGGAGTGTGGCTGAAGCGGTTACAGAGGGCGAAACGGGGTTTTTAGTTGAGAAGAATGATGTCGAAGGGCTGGCTTCAGCATTGAAGCGTTTAGTGAATGATCCAGACCTTTGTGTTCGTCTCGGTCAACGAGGGCGAGGAGTTGCGATCGCCCATTTTACCGCTGAGCAGATGACCAGACGCTATGAGCAAATTTGGCAAAGTGTGTTGGCAGTGCCCCAATCCCCTAGATTTTGCGTTCCCCGTCCCCGTGACTAG